The DNA sequence ATGGTTGGAAGTACCTCAATTACGCATACGGTGACGCAGCCTTGGGACTTTACGTCGACGGCCATGTGGGGCTAATCACCAAGGCTCAGGCCAGTGACCCGGCCTTTATCAGTGCCATGAGCGACGCCACGAAGTTGCCGTAAGACGTTGACAGGTTTTGATTGGTAAAGACTGAAATAGCGAGTTGAACCGAAGGTTCTCGACGCCGACTGAAGTTGCGAAAGGGAATATCATGAGAACGTGTAGGGTAATTGCCAAGGTTGGTTTTGTCGTCGCGGTGGCGCTGGTACTCGTCCTGGCTTTCGCGCCTCCGGCCCAAAGCCAATGCTCCACCGATTTGACCAAAATGGTGTTGATTGATTTCGGCAACACGAATACCACCGGTGGCTTCAATACAACGAGCCCCGACGCATTCGGGCATTATTGGAACACCGTTGACTTTGCCTACGCGATCCTGACGAATGCGGCCGGCCAGCTGACGACTTTGGCTTATGGTTCTGATTTCATCACAGGGTTTGACTCTTACAACGGCCCTGCTTCCGACACCAACGGATTCACCACGAATCCAGCCAACTCCGACGTCAATCCCGCCGCGCTTGGCTGTTTGAGCATCGATACCGCCGTCGCCGACTATATCGTCACCTCCGCGTTTCAAATCCAGGGGATGAATCCGTCCAAGAAATACGCCGTAAGCTTTTTTGGATCACTGAAGTATCCCGACAGTGAACTCACGACCTACTCGCTGTGCACGGCTGGTTATTCGACCGTTCTCACATCGATCACCCTCAATGTCGGCAGTGGAGCGATCAACAATACCAACCAGCTGGCAGTGCTCAGCGGAGTTTCACCACAGTCCGACGGCGTCATGTACGTCAAATTCCAGGGCACGAATTCCGGCGGCGCCACTCCCATACAAGGCATCCTGAACGACATGTCGATCGTGGATTTGTCTACGGGTGTCGTAGTGATACCTCCTCCGGTAGCCCAGACGATGTTGCTCGATTTCGGCGACAACAACAGCTTCCGGGGCACGAACACACCGAGCCCGGACGCCCAGGGTCATTACTGGAACAACCTGGGCGTTAATTTCATCGGCAGTCCTCTCGTGCTTACGAACGCGGCCGGTGCCTCAATGGGCATCAGCTTCATGTTCGACGCCAGTAACCCCGCCTATACAAACGCGTCGAGTGGCTTCGGAACGGATTCTTATAACGGCCCTGCCGGACCGACCGACTGCGGGCCGCCCTCTTGCAGCATCGGCAACTGTGTTTTCAACCCGACTGCGCTCGGCTACCTGGGCCAGACCAATGCCGTGTATGACTATTTCGTCAGCGCACACTTCATATTGCAAAACATGAATCCGGCCCATCAATACTCACTGACCTTCTTCGGTTCACACAAGTTTAGCTTCAATCCTACGACGGTTTACTCCGTGTATAGTGACACGAATTATTCGACGCTGATCGCTTCGACCAACCTGCTGGTCGGCAGCGGAGCCGCCCAGAATCAGGACACGTTGGCTGTGCTGAGCCCGATCACGCCAACGACCGGCGCGTTGTACATTAAGTTCATTGCTCCCGATGGCAACCTTGGCTACCTGAACTGTATGCAGATCGTCGATCTTACGCCTCCCTCAAACGATCCCTTCACGACCTGGCAAACCCACTATTTCCCGGGTGGTGGACCGAATTCGGCCCCGGGCGCCGACCCGGATGGTGATGGCTTGATCAACACCAACGAGTTCCTGGCAGGCTTCAACCCGGTCAATAGCGCCGCCAGCCCGCACATTATTAGCGTCGCGAAGACGAATTCGACTAACCTCGTGATTACGTATCTCGGGGCCAGCGGCGACAACACTTATTCGCCGGGGTTCACCTCGCGCACCAATGTGCTCGAATTTACCACCGGCACTGTTAACGGAAGCTACTCGTCTAATAACTTTGTCAGCACCGGTCAGACCAACATTCTGAGCGGAGGTATCGGCCTGGGTGCCGTGACAAGTTTCATCGAAACCAATGTGGTGGCCGGGCCGACGCGCTATTATCGAGTACGCGTGTTAGTGCCGTAAGTTGGAACATTATGTGGAGCACAGTCGAGACGATGACAGGAAACCCAATTAACAAGGACCTGCGTTCACGACTCGGTGAGCCTATCGACCGGCTGCGCTCCGCGACTTTTGGGACGTGCCAAAGCAGTCGAAAAGCTGCTGAAAAGGTAGTAAGTTTACGTAAAGTTATGTTGTAGTTCCCTTTGGGAACCAGTTTAGGTAGTGTTTGCACTCGAAGCGAGACGAGTGTGGAGAACTCCAGATAGCCGTGCGACCGGAAAAACATTCGCAGCACGTATACTTTCTGGGAACAACGGGATAAAAGCGAGAAAGGGAGAAACATGAGGTATTCTATGAAGCACAAAGCATTCACAAAACAATTGGCGGCCATGCTTGCCATTGTTGTTGGATTGGCTCTGGCCAGTTCGACGCAGGCGCAATTCGTAACCGGCCAACCGACTCTGAACAATATCAATCCTAATGGCACGTTCCCGAGCGGCGCTTGGACCACTGCGAACATGGCGGACACCGCGACCGGCTTGCAGATCACCGCACCCGGGGGCCCCGGCACATTCAGCACGTTGTATTACCCGCTCCCGGCTCCCCAAGTGACACCACTCAACACCCAGGATAATGCAGTTATATTTACCTGGACTTGGAATTCCGGGAATGCCGTTGGGGGTGTTAACGTATTGTTCGCACTGGATGACAATAATGGCGGTGTTGATTACTATGACGCGATCGTTCCTGCGTATAGCTTAACCCCCGTTCCAGGTACGACTTATTCCATTACCCTCCCTCTTCAACAGCCTAATCAGGCCAACGTTGCAGCCGGCTTTCCGATCGGTGGTCTCAACTTCCAGATCGACCCGGCTAATGTTAGTGGGAATTACACCATGACGATGAACAGCATCCAGTTGATTCCGGAGCCCGCCACCTTGTCGCTCGTCGGCTTGGGGCTGCTGGGGCTGCTCGGCCTGCGTCGCCGTCGCACGTCCTAGTTGTTGACTCTGTCAAAAGTGTTGCATGCAAACGGGCCCACCGCCGACGCGGTGGGCCCGTTTGTTATTTCGTCGCGCTGCTGCCTTCACGTTCAGTACGATGGGTGGCGCGACCAAGCAGTTGGCGAACCCTTGGAAGCTCAAATCGCAAAGTTCGCAAACCGTCCAAAGTGGGGAGCCAGTTTTGTGGATCCGAACACTGGTAGGAGGTGTATTGTAAATTACACACATGACACGAGCCGTGCACAGCGGTATCGAGACGCCATGTTCGTCGCGCTGACGACGCCGAGGTAGTCGGTGACCGCGCTGCTGCCACTGCACCCCGGCTACGGCACCAGCCGCACGCGGTACTGGCGAGTCGAATAGTTAGTGGCGACGCCGACATCCGTGTAGTTGGTTGTCGTGTCACCGGTGACGTTGATGATGATAGGCCCGCTGATGTCGGCAAATCCGTTGGTGCTGTAATCACCTCCTGATCTGGCCTGAACGCCATTGGTTCGTACGCCCGCCGTTTTCCACGTGATCGTCAGGTTCGTCCCCTGCGGCGCAATCGCGATGACTCGAAATACTGAGGCAGGATTGGTGGGATTAAGCCCGAGCAAGAATTGGTTGGTATTACTGACTCCTTTACCGAACGGATCGGCGCTGGCTTGCGCCTGTGGGCAATTGGTGCAACCGAAATATAACATTTGCCATTGCTGGTATGCCGGCAACGGCACGGCCGCCGCTTCATTGGAGTTGGTGCTTTCGGCACCGGCGTTGACTGCCGTGGCGACATAATAATAGTGCACCCCGTTGGTCACGCTGCTGTCAGTATAACCCGTATTGGCCAGTCCGTTGGTGATGGTTGCGTAGGGGCCGCCGCTTACCAGCGCGCGTTTGACATTATAGCCCGTCGCACCGAATGACGCGCTCCAACTCAGTGCCACCTGTGCGTCGCCTGCTGTCGCCGTCAATCCGGCCGGCGCGGCCGGCGGTAAAGCGCCGCCAAACTGAAACCAGTTCAGGTTTCCAAGGCCACTCGATCCACTGAAAACAGCATACAGATCGTGCAGACCGCTGGCACCTGATACTGGTTGGCGAATGGTCTGCCAGGTTTGCCAACCGCCAGTAGATGGGAGCGCGAAGGAGCTGATGATTGGCCCGGTCGGGCTGTCGAGATGCAGCGCCAGGGTACCGCCGCCAAAACTTGCCTCGCGCACACTGACATTGGTGAAACCCGCACCGAAGTTCACATTCTGGTACACGGCGTAGTCACCCCCGTCAGCATACCCTACATCATAACCGCCCTGGGTGTCGGTCGTCGTCTCGGTCTCCAGGCCAGCGGTGGAATTGAAACTCGACGCTTGGAGTTGCAATGCCGCCGGAAATTGGTAACCGCCGCTTTGGGTCCCGGTCCAGGTAAAAGTCGCTCCCGAGTAGGGGGCAAGCGTATAGGTGAACATCTTGCTCCCCCATTGGACCTGGAACGTATTGTTACTGGTCGTGTCATTAAAAGCTACCAACACCTTCGAGTTATCCGGGTTCACGAAGGCCGCGCTGACGACCCCCGCGGCGTTCCCCGAATAGACCCGGTATGCACCCGGCAGGACAAATTTACTGAAATGTCCCAGGGTATAGTATTCAATGTCGAAGGTAAGAGCGCCCGAGGAGCTGTTAATCGTTACCAAGGGGTTGCAATCGGAGCAACCACCGTCATGCGGGCCATGATTCTGGTCCAGGGCGATGCTCCATTTGACGTAGGCCTTGCCCCAGTTTCGCATGACCTGGGTTATCTCCTCGAAGTCCGCCTTGACCGCATCACTGATCGAGACTTCGCCGGAGTGCTCGGTCAGGTAATCTCCCTTGGTAGGATATTTGTTGGCCAGGATGGTCATCACGCCGGGTGTGCCACCGTATCCGTGCCAGGCGATGCCTGCGACCCGGCTCGAACCCAACACGGTGGCGTCCGACAAAACCGTGTCGGGATAATCCGGCCGGTCCCAGTTGTGATCATAGACCAACACCCTGGCGCTGATATTGCTTGCCGCCAGGGCCGGCAGAACGTAATCACGCAGAACGACCAATTGCGTGGCGGCATCCATGGACATCCCGGGGTAATTGCCGGGCACAAACAGCGGTTCATTCTGCAGCGAGATGTAATGGGTCGGGATTCCCGCCGCCTGGTAGGCCTGGATATACTTGACGAAGTATTGCGCGAACGATGGGTACATGTTTGTCAGCAGGGACCCGCCAACCATTGAACCCGTGGTTTTCATCCAACCGGGGGGACTCCAGGGGTTCGCCATGATCGTGAGTTGCGGATTGAGCTGCAGGGCCTGTTGAACCAAAGGAATAATGTCCGCCTGATCGTGTGCAATGGAAAAGGAAGTCAAGTTCGTATCTGTCTGGCCGGACGACAGGTCGTCGTAAGAATACTGCGTTCGTGCCAGGTCTGACGCCCCCATTGGATTTCGAACAAAACTCACGCCGATGCCGCTGCCATTGCGGGTGAAAAGGTTGGACATGGCGTTACTGCGGACCAATGGTGTAGCCACCTCGCTTAGCAGGTAACCCGCTGAGTCCGTGAATGAGGCGCCGAACCCTTCCACTCGCTGGTAGATTTGCGTCTCATCAACGAACACAGGATTGCTCCCGCCGCTGCCGGTGGTGAACGTTACCGGAGCGACTGACTGAAGTTTATTGACCTGATCGTCGGTCGTAAGCCAGACACTTACGGTTTGGGCTTTTGCATCAGCGCCGGCGACCAACAGCAGAATAAGGCAGGCGAGGCCGAGACGCCAAAGTCGGGCGACAGTGAGCGACGCCGGGGGCCAACATGCGATTCCTTGCCAAAGCCTTTGACGGGAAGCCATTGAGAATGTTCGTTCGGGAAGCATTAAAATAATTGGTATGGATACCAAAAACAATCGTAATTGTCACTCGCAATCTGTGCCGCGGGGATGAAGCTGGACGTTACCAGCAGGCGCCCGCTCATTTTTTGAGAGATTGGGATTGACAAAATCGGATGGTTTTGGTATCGATACCTCCAGCGAGTCGGGAAGTACAGCGTGACGGGTAAACCAATCCAAATGGAGAAGCAGGCATGAACAAAATCCTATTATGTATCGTTAGTTTGGTGAGTGCTGCCAGTTTGGCATCGGCAGCCAATAATGTGTCCTACACGGCAACAGCTAATCCAGCTAGCAACCCGGATGGAGTAGATCAAAGTGCAAACCCCGTTGATGTTTGGACGGTAACCACCACCCCGGGGTTCAACGGCACTGATGGCTCGGGAAGCTATTACGGTTCCCAACCCAGTCTGGGCAATGCCTGGCAGTTGTTTAGCTTCCAGAACTCCGGAGTTGGACATGGTGGAAGTGCGTTTGCCACCACTACATTTGCTGGCGGAGCTTTGGCTATCGGACAAACCGTTTCTATCAACTTCAATATGCGGGCCCTCGACGCCCCGGGCGGTGGCACTAATCTATCAATTAACGGGCAGGCTGGCATTAGTTTGTTGAATGGCTCTGGTAGCGCAATTACATTTGCGATTATTGGAGGTGGCCCCAATAATTACTACTATACCGATGCCGGGTCCACGGGTGCCAATGCAGGGCCCATGCCTTACCAATATCAGAGCTTCTTTAACATTGCCATTACTGCTACAGGCCCCGGTACCTATAGCGCCGTTGCTGGTTCAGACAGTTGGAGTGGCACATATTCCGGATCCCTTATTGGAATGCAAGTGTTCGATTCCAAGGGGGGCAATGGCAGCGATGTCGGGTTCAATAATTTAATGGTTGTTCCTGAACCCGGCACATTCGGCCTTGTTGCAGGTGGCTTGGCGGTTTTCGGATTGGGATTCCGTCGGCGCGCCCGGCGTTCCTGAATTACCCATCTGTCGGTTGACAACAGCGGCCCAACCCGATAAATGCGTCGGGTTGGGCTTGCCGTTGATGAGATTCGATGAAACTGGCTCCGCTACGTCAGTCAAGAAGCGTTGACACCACAACACGCGCAATGCTACTGACTATTGCCATGCGAGGCAAAGTGCCCGAAAAGGTAACGATGGGCGACATCGCGCGCGCGAGCGGTGTTTCGCCGATGACCGTCTCCCGCGTTCTCAACAACAATCCCGCGGTCAAGGAAGCCAGCCGGAAACGGGTCCTGGCGGTGACAAAGCGGTTGAATTATCATGTGGACATCGTCGCGCGCCAGCTAAGGGCCCAGCACACTTTTCAACTCGGCGTGGTTGTCCCGTTCCGAGGATTGGTGGGCACCTATTATTTCGGGCAAATTCTCCAGGGGATTCAACAAGTCCTGACGGGAACGGATTATCATATTGCCCTGTATGACAGCCTTTCAGAGGATTTCAACGACATTCCCAAGTGCGTCAACCTCTGTCACGAGCGACGGGTGAGCGGCCTGATTGTCGTCGCCCCGGAACTCAGCGCCAGATTTCCCAAGACCTTTGCCAATTTGAAGATGCCGATCATCGTGGTCGGCAGTTCCCTGGGCCGGCAGGCGATTAGTTACGTCGATGTCGATAACCATGGCGGCGCCTGCGCGATGACCGAACACCTGATTGGCTTGGGACATACAAAAATTGGGTTCGTCAGCGGTCGAGCGGACATGCGGGACGCCACGCAGCGTGAGCTTGGGTTTCGAAAGACAATGGAAAAGCACGGGCTGCCGGTCGTGGCGGAATGGATCATTCAGGGTGAATATGAAGCCCGGAAATCGTTTCAGGTCAGCATGAACCTGCTGGCCAAGAGCGAGCGTCCAACCGCGATCTTCGCAGCGAACGATCAAATGGCTTATGGCGTCATCGACGCTGCCCGTATTTTGGGACTGCAGGTTCCCGAGGATCTTTCAGTCGGAGGGTTCGATGACATCCAGAGTTCGGCGGAGTTTGTGCCCTCGCTGACTACTGTCGGGCAACCCATGCTGGATCTCGGCCTGGTAGCGGCGCGTTATATTCTCGATGTTTTGTCCAAGACAGGTGCCGCGGTTCTACATCGGAAATTGCCGGCCCAATTGGTAACACGTTCCTCGACCGCGATGCCGTCCCAACCATGCCGATTGGCCGCATCCGACGATCCACAGTCCAAGATCTCTCGCATCGACCAGGGCTGATCGATTTACCCGAGCGGCTGACGGGCGGGCCCTCGTGGCGACTGGAATCGAAGAGCGTCCAGCCGCGAGTAAATCGAGGCGTCATTCCAAATAATACAAAAAGTATTTGACACCTTCCGTTGAATTTGGTATCGATACCACAGGCTTAACGACAACTTCGGGTCACGGGAAGGAAACAGCGTATCATGAAAAGAATTACCTTTTGCGCACACTTCACGAGTTTGATGGTCGGCTTCGCGAAGACGAGCAACCAAAGCGGGCGAACCGGTCGCCTTCCGAGACAGCGAATGGCAGGACCCTTGTTGAGCGGCGTGTTGCTGGCGGCAGTGGCGCTGGCCTCGCCCTCCAGTCGAGCTGCCCTGGTGACGTATGACGGCTTTAACTACCCCACCATCGGCCCCTTTACCATCGACGGACAGCCAAGCAATGGCACGCAAGCGTCCAACGGATGGGACAATGTGACGTGGGGGCAATTCTTCGCCGGCGGCGCGAAAAGCTACGTCGTCACGAACGGCAGTCTGGCGGATCCCAGCGGGTTGCTGTACAGGTATTCCAATTGTGTCTATACGACCGGGGGTTCTGCGGGGCGCTACAACACGACTCCGGCAAACTGGGCGACACCGGGCGCCACCTATTACTTCAGCATTCTCATCAAGCCCGCGAACACGCCGGTAACGACGAACTATTACGGTTTGCTGTTCCTCAGCAATGGCGGCAATACAGGGGATGGGCACAACCTCTTTGCTGGCAAGAATGGTTCCGGACTTAACTGGGGCCTTGAATACTCCACAAACGTCATATCCGGCAACACGACGAACCTGTCCTTTGTTGATACCTATTCCGGGGTGCCGGCGACCGCGAACCAAACCGCCTTCTTGGTGGTGCGCGTCGACTTCAATTTCGGCACACCCGATGTGTTCAGTCTCTATGTGAATCCGACGCCGGGCGGTCCTGAACCGGCTACCCCGGATGCGGTGCTCACCAACGATATCGGCACTCAGAACGGCGTCGAGATGCTCACGGGCAATGGGGGCGCCGCCTTCTTCGATGAAATCCGGCTGGGGGCGACATTTGCCTCGGTGACGCCGACGACGAGCGCGACGGACCCCAACCTGCTCACGTGGGAACAATTCGCCTATAATCAGGGCACGAGCCTGGGCACACTCAATGGCCAGCCCAACGATGGCACGCAAGGCTCGAATGGATGGGATGGTGTTACGTGGGGACAATTCCTCGGCGGTGCAAACGGTTACACCATCGGCAACGGCAGCCTTTCCGATCCGAGCAACATGCTAGTGACAACCGGAAATCGCGTGCAAACCTCGGGTGGTTTCGCGGGGCGCTTCAATGTTTATACGGGCCTGCCGGGACATACGAATGCGAACCCCACGTACTACAGCGTCCTAATACGGCCTGACAATCTGGGTGCCACCAACGGTATCGCTTATCTGCAGATCTTCGGACAGCCGAATGGAAATGATCTGCTGGCAGGGAAGCTTACTGGAAGCACTTTTTGGGGGCTTCAATCGGGGACCAACTTGGGGCAAGCGTTTTCCACCGTGCAAGCCGTGTCGAATCAGACAGCGTTCCTGGTGGTGCGCGGCAATTATGTTCAGGGTGGCCCCTCCACGTTCCTACTCTATGTAAACCCAACGCCGGGTGCGCCGGAACCTGCCACACCGGATGCGTCGGTTTCATTCAATATCCAAACTCAGAATGGGGTCGCTTTCAATACGCAGAACGGGGCCGCGGCCAGCTTCGACGAGATTCGCGTCGGCACAAACTACGCCGATGTCACGCCGGCGGTGACGGTGGTCGCGAATCCTTTCGTCATCACGTCGATCCAGCTCCTGGGCGGTACGAACGCGGTGATCAGCTTCACCACAACCTCTACCAACGTCTATAGCGTGGAGGCAAATAGCGACCTCGTCACCGGTACGTGGACTACGGTAGCCAGTGGCATACCGGGAACTGGCGGGATTGTCCAAAGTACCAATGCGGTGCCGCCTGGCGCCTTGAAGAGGTTCTACCGCGCCCGGCACCCCTGAACGCGGTAATAACAACGTCATGACAGGAAATGGGAATGCGGAGCGCAGTTGTCATGGGCAAGAAATCGAACATGCAACAATCAAGCCTCGTTCATGACTCGGTGAACTGCTGCACAACTGCGCTCCAACTCCCTTGCGTAGGTTTCTCGGCAATCGGATGCAAACGCAACCCGTAAAAGGTAATCACAACAGGATTCACGCGGGATCCGTGGATAAGACTTCCATGGATTCCACCGGCGCGCCTGGCAAGCTCACGGATAAAGCGCCGCGCGGCCTTGGCCGCAGTCGGCGACGTCTGAGCCGCAGCTATTCCTTTCCCAAGAGCTTTGCCTGGGGAGCGGCCACGGCGGCGGCGCAAATCGAGGGGGCGGCTTTTGAGGATGGGAAGGGTGAGTCGATCTGGGACCGGTTCGCCAGGGTGCGGAAGATCGATGCACCGACGATTGCGTGCGACCACTATTATCGCTATCGCGAGGATGTCGCCTTGCTGCGGCAACTCGGCGTCGTCAATTACCGGTTTTCCGTTGCATGGCCGAGGATTATTCCTCGGGGTGAGGGTGAGCCGAACCCCAGGGGTTTTGATTTCTATGATCGGTTGATCGACGCGCTCCTGGAAGCCGGTATCACGCCCTGGGTAACATTGTATCATTGGGATCTGCCCCAGACTCTCGAAGATCGCGGAGGCTGGCGGGTACGGTCCACACCGCAAGCCTTTGCAAAATACGCGCAACTGGTGGTCCAACGGTTCGGCGATCGCGTCAAACACTGGATGACTCTGAACGAAATTCTGCGATTTGTGCCCTGTGGATACGGTCATGGCTGTGATGCGCCGGGGGCGACGGAATCGGCTGCGGTGGTCAATCAAGCGTACCATCACACGCTCCTGGCCCATGGATATGCCGTCGAAGCAGTCCGCGAGTATGGCGGCAAACGGGCTTGCGTCGGCTTGGTTCACAATCCACCGGCCCCTGTGCCAGTAACGGAGACGCCGATCGACATCGCCGCCGCGCGCGCGGAATACACCCGGCACACGGCGCAACTCATGGGGCCGTTGTTCCTTGGCGACTACTCGCCGGCGTTTCTGGAAGCCGCCGGCGCGGACGCACCGCGGGTGGCGTCGGGCGATCTTGCGTTGATCTCGCAGAAGACGGACTTCTTCGGATTAAATGTTTATTATGGCGACTTCGTCCGCGGCACGACCGACGGCCAGGCGGAACGGATCGCGCTTCCGGCCCAGTATCCCAAGGCGGACATTTCCTGGCTCAACATCACGCCGCAAGCCATCTACTGGGCAATCCGCCACGCCCAAGAGGTGTACGGTGTGTCGACATTTTACATCACTGAAAACGGTGTGCCTTACACGGATCAGGTCCAGCCGAGTGGAGAGATTCATGACCTGGGTCGCCGCGAGTACCTGAGAAACCACCTGATCTCGCTGCATCGCGCCATCGAGGAAGGATTTGATGTTCGCGGCTATTTCCTGTGGTCACTATTGGACAATTATGAATGGGCCGAAGGATATGCCAAGCGCTTCGGCATCGTGCATGTTGATTACGAAACACTTCGGCGGACACCCAAGCTCAGTGCGCACTGGTATTCGAAGGTGATTGAATCGAACGCTGTTGTGTAAGCGTTCAGATATAGGATGGAGGCAGGACATGAATTACAGAAACAACCACACAAGGTCGGCGACGACGAGGACAGGGAGTTGCTGGCGGCGCGGTTTCACGTTGATCGAGCTACTCGTCGTTATTGCCATCATCGGTATCCTCGCAGCGATGTTGTTGCCCGCGCTGAACAAGGCGCGCGCCACCGCCAAAAAAGCTTCCTGCCTGAGCAACGTGAAACAGATCACGCTGGCCTGCATCATGTATGCGAATGACAACGACGAACAATTGCCGATTGGCATAACTTACCAGTCGGAATCACCCACGTATGTCAAAAATGCCGACGGTTCGCAGGTAACCAACTTCTATCAGGACGTCATTGGCCCGCAGATAGCCAACATCCCGAATCATATCACCCAGGTTTTCAAGTGTCCGGCGGCGAGGATAGTGCCGGCTGCGCTTGGCGGCCCTGCGCACGTCAGCGATCTTCTGACGGCCCCGTACGCGACCGATTTTCGCTACAACTGTTACGAATCGTGTCATGATCCAGGCCCTTTCAATACGCCCGCAGCCGGGCATGCGCCGGGTCGCCGGCTCAGCAACGTCGCCAACCCCTCTGCTGCGGTCCTGCTGGCTGACGTAGTGTTTCCGTACTGGCCGGCGAGCCTTTTTCCGCACGATGGGGTCAACTGCGGGTACGTGGACGGCCACGCGGAGTGGATACCGACGCAGGCATACTTTGCGCAAGTTACCCCTGGCGGCAGCGACAACATGTACGCAAAGTTCTGGACCACCGGCTGGCATTAGTGAAATGAATCGCCGCGGAAATTGGACGGTTGCCCTGGGATGCCTGCTGATTCCGGTGGGCATTGTTTCGGCCAAGGTCGCGGTTCTCAACGATGTCGCTCTGCCAAGACTCGTGAATCCGTCGTTTGAGGATCCGGGTGATGCGACCGACTGCGCGGCCGGTTGGGGACGGTGGGGCCAGTGGATGAATCGCGAGGAGAGTTGGACGCCGGTCCACAGCGGGCGTTGCCTCCTGGGATACCATCACTGGCAAATTCGCGATGCGAATGAATCGGGCGTCTATCAAGACGTCGGGCACGCGGTCGCAGGCGCGAGGTGCACGTTCGGCATCTACGCCAATCTGGACAAGGCCAAGAATCCTGCGCGAGACGCGCTCACTATCGAGTTGCGTCTGGAGTCGACCGTTGACGGTCAGCAGCAGATAGTGGCCTCAAACCTTTACCAGGTGGGCGGCCTCGCACCGAATCAATGGGAGAAACTGACCGTCTCTGGCGCTCCGGTTAATGACACGTTGCGGGTGCTGGTGATCGTAAAACCGTCGCCCCAGAATGGGACTCGCGGGGGAGCCATCCGGTTCGACGACGCATTTTTCGAATTGCCCAGCTGATTGCATTTGGACAACAACATCATGAACGTTTCACGACGAACGTTTGCAAAGTCTCGCGTTGAGGGGGATTCTCATCGGGCGATGACGGCACCATCCTGTGCGATTCGAGCCGTAAACAAAGCATTCAACGGAAATTGATGAAAAGCTCAAGACTCACCCTGGTTGGAGTTGTGATTGTGAGCGCACTCGTTTGTTCGGCGGGGGCCACAACGCCGGATCCATTTCTGGCGGCCAACGGCACCAATATCCGTAATGGTCACGGTACCGGCGATATCGTTCCGTTGCGCGGCGCGAACCTCGGTGCCTGGCTTCTGATGGAAGGCTGGATGTGTCCCATGGATTCGTCCGGGCTGCCGGACCATTACTCTGTCGTCCAGAAGCTCGTTTCCCGATTCGGAGTTACCACGGAGGAGAGCCTGATTCGGACGTATCAAAATACTTGGATCATGACCAATGACCTCGACAACATCCGGGCGTTGGGCATGAATCTGGTGCGTGTGCCGATCATGTGGACCGATCTCCA is a window from the Verrucomicrobiia bacterium genome containing:
- a CDS encoding GH1 family beta-glucosidase, with the translated sequence MDSTGAPGKLTDKAPRGLGRSRRRLSRSYSFPKSFAWGAATAAAQIEGAAFEDGKGESIWDRFARVRKIDAPTIACDHYYRYREDVALLRQLGVVNYRFSVAWPRIIPRGEGEPNPRGFDFYDRLIDALLEAGITPWVTLYHWDLPQTLEDRGGWRVRSTPQAFAKYAQLVVQRFGDRVKHWMTLNEILRFVPCGYGHGCDAPGATESAAVVNQAYHHTLLAHGYAVEAVREYGGKRACVGLVHNPPAPVPVTETPIDIAAARAEYTRHTAQLMGPLFLGDYSPAFLEAAGADAPRVASGDLALISQKTDFFGLNVYYGDFVRGTTDGQAERIALPAQYPKADISWLNITPQAIYWAIRHAQEVYGVSTFYITENGVPYTDQVQPSGEIHDLGRREYLRNHLISLHRAIEEGFDVRGYFLWSLLDNYEWAEGYAKRFGIVHVDYETLRRTPKLSAHWYSKVIESNAVV
- a CDS encoding type II secretion system protein, producing MNYRNNHTRSATTRTGSCWRRGFTLIELLVVIAIIGILAAMLLPALNKARATAKKASCLSNVKQITLACIMYANDNDEQLPIGITYQSESPTYVKNADGSQVTNFYQDVIGPQIANIPNHITQVFKCPAARIVPAALGGPAHVSDLLTAPYATDFRYNCYESCHDPGPFNTPAAGHAPGRRLSNVANPSAAVLLADVVFPYWPASLFPHDGVNCGYVDGHAEWIPTQAYFAQVTPGGSDNMYAKFWTTGWH